The Pelodiscus sinensis isolate JC-2024 chromosome 26, ASM4963464v1, whole genome shotgun sequence genome contains a region encoding:
- the TMEM25 gene encoding transmembrane protein 25: MGPTRHPPSCRAALSHMLLLLHVEMLVHSGMGEPDPKINGQSLLVSTMEEDESRDFTCQVDSWQAGPMLTWYLNGKKQETNSSMVVTTSAEAFEQSSSTFTVTAQRADRELNCSLTDPASGQTSNASVLLNVQFKPEIMKMNAKYQEAKDPGLFMVLFVLVRANPPASITWTDQDGHVMLNTSDFLILDTKSYPWMTNHTVQVQLSSVAKNFSFSAANNVGITNSSILPPGLLDTHVELRLLTIIVGGALVLGTLLCLNTLIVCVVCRKRKKASGLLGPTPLPLSDSNNRKLNSVRLPRENMSLPSNLQLNDLTQETKASHGDTGIQTERKDNALSEPENSLGLGFVRFPMVGHIYKVSSMSSDEIWL; this comes from the exons ATGGGGCCCACCAGGCACCCGCCCAGCTGCCGTGCCGCCCTCTCGCAcatgctgctgttgctgcacGTTGAGATGCTAGTGCACTCAG GGATGGGGGAGCCAGATCCCAAGATCAATGGACAGTCGTTGTTGGTGAGCACCATGGAGGAGGATGAGAGCCGCGATTTCACCTGCCAGGTGGACAGCTGGCAGGCCGGGCCCATGCTCACTTGGTACCTGAACGGCAAGAAGCAGGAGACCAACAGCTCCATGGTGGTGACCACCTCGGCTGAGGCCTTTGAGCAGAGCTCCAGCACTTTCACAGTGACGGCGCAGCGCGCAGACAGGGAACTGAACTGCTCACTCACAGACCCAGCCTCTGGCCAGACTTCCAACGCCTCGGTGCTCCTCAACGTGCAGT TTAAACCAGAGATCATGAAGATGAATGCAAAGTACCAGGAGGCCAAGGACCCGGGTCTCTTCATGGTTCTCTTTGTCCTGGTGCGGGCCAACCCCCCAGCCAGCATCACCTGGACAGACCAGGATGGGCACGTGATGCTGAATACGTCTGACTTCCTCATCCTGGACACCAAGAGCTACCCCTGGATGACCAACCACACTGTGCAGGTGCAGCTCAGCAGCGTGGCCAAGAACTTCTCTTTCAGTGCAGCCAACAACGTGGGCATCACCAACTCCTCCATCCTGCCGCCGG GTCTCCTGGACACCCACGTGGAGCTGCGCCTCCTGACCATCATTGTTGGAGGAGCCTTGGTGCTGGGGACCCTCCTCTGCCTCAACACCCTCATCGTCTGTGTCGTctgcaggaagaggaagaaggcATCAG GGCTCCTGGGACCTACACCTCTGCCTCTGAG CGATTCCAACAACCGGAAGCTGAACAGCGTGCGACTGCCCCGAGAGAACATGTCCCTCCCATCCAACCTGCAGCTCAATGACCTCACGCAGGAGACCAAAG CCAGCCATGGAGACACGGGAATCCAGACGGAGCGGAAGGACAATGCCCTGTCAGAGCCAGAGAACAGCCTAGGCCTTG GTTTTGTCCGGTTCCCGATGGTTGGACACATTTATAAAGTGTCCAGCATGAGCAGTGATGAGATATGGCTTTGA